The following coding sequences are from one Eucalyptus grandis isolate ANBG69807.140 chromosome 11, ASM1654582v1, whole genome shotgun sequence window:
- the LOC104424434 gene encoding sec-independent protein translocase protein TATB, chloroplastic has product MVVASPMPAPAAIFCSSSNCSRPTLCTLSSSSSSSAVSCPGASKFGGSILFSPLNLRKFSPWNGLKHLGISLRPKSLRMGGRSRSKGMVVYASLFGVGAPEALVIGVVALLVFGPKGLAEVARNLGKTLRAFQPTIRELQEVSREFKSTLEKEIGLDEISEQNMNNSSRTSASSPPTVDRGKEQETVVDLNGAPSPTRAYSSEEYLKITEEQLKASAAQQQGQTMSSEESKPEPQLEQTITSVPPPSKAENGT; this is encoded by the exons ATGGTCGTGGCATCGCCAATGCCAGCTCCAGCAGCCATTTTCTGCTCGTCCTCTAATTGCTCGAGACCAACCCTTTGTACCttatcgtcttcttcttcttcgtctgcTGTCTCATGCCCCGGCGCTTCCAAATTCGGTGGCTCCATATTGTTTTCGCCTCTGAATCTGCGCAAGTTCTCGCCGTGGAATGGGCTGAAGCATCTTGGCATTTCGCTGCGGCCTAAATCTTTAAGAATGG GTGGGAGGAGCAGGAGTAAGGGCATGGTTGTGTACGCGTCTCTGTTCGGAGTTGGAGCTCCTGAAGCTTTGGTTATTGGGGTTGTAGCTCTTTTGGTTTTCGGTCCCAAAGGTCTCGCTGAG GTAGCACGAAATTTAGGGAAGACTTTGCGAGCATTTCAACCCACCATTAGGGAGCTTCAG GAAGTCTCAAGGGAATTCAAGAGCACACTCGAAAAGGAGATTGGTCTTGACGAAATTTCAGAGCAAAACATGAACAATTCAAGCAGGACAAGCGCTTCATCTCCTCCTACGGTCGACCGTGGGAAGGAGCAGGAGACTGTGGTTGACCTTA ATGGTGCTCCTTCCCCCACCAGAGCATACTCAAGTGAAGAATACTTGAAGATTACAGAAGAGCAATTGAAAGCATCCGCTGCCCAGCAGCAGGGCCAGACAATGTCTTCAGAAGAAAGCAAACCCGAACCTCAGC TAGAACAAACCATAACTTCTGTACCTCCCCCCTCAAAGGCTGAGAATGGAACATGA
- the LOC104424435 gene encoding BAHD acyltransferase DCR, which produces MAAHQGKTKDEMVVSLKTIKKTHAKPRKKLGRSECQLVTFDLPYLAFFYNQKLMFYKGGDFEGMVAKLKDGLELVLEEFYQLAGKLGKDEEGVFRVEYDDNMDGVEVVEVAAEAVSVEDLAAEEGTSIFKDFIPYNGILNLEGLHRPLLAIQLTKLKDGLAIGCAFNHAILDGNSTWHFMSSWAQACGGSPAVSAPLFLDRTKSRNTRVKLDPSLLPNPSALSSEPPEPPLRERVFRFSESSIDKIKSMVNASTPSGGSMTFSTFQALSVHIWRHVTKARCLKPEDVTVFTVFVDCRKRVDPPVPETYFGNLIQAIFTGTAAGLLLAHPPEFGAAIIQKAILAHDAKAIDERNKMWESQPKIFKYKDAGPNCVAVGSSPRFKVYEVDFGWGRPEGVRSGTNNRFDGMVYLYQGKSGGRSIDVEISLEAGALEKLQMDREFLEP; this is translated from the exons ATGGCGGCTCATCAAGGCAAGACGAAAGATGAGATGGTGGTGAGCTTGAAGACCATCAAGAAGACCCATGCCAAGCCCAGGAAGAAGCTCGGGAGGAGCGAGTGCCAGTTGGTCACGTTTGATCTTCCGTACCTGGCATTTTTCTACAACCAGAAATTGATGTTCTACAAGGGCGGTGATTTCGAGGGCATGGTGGCGAAGCTCAAGGATGGATTGGAGCTGGTGCTCGAAGAGTTTTACCAGCTTGCCGGCAAGCTTGGGAAGGATGAGGAAGGGGTGTTCAGGGTGGAGTACGACGACAACATGGACGGCGTCGaggtggtggaggtggcggCGGAGGCGGTTTCCGTGGAGGACCTGGCAGCTGAGGAGGGCACCAGCATTTTCAAGGACTTCATTCCTTACAATGGTATCCTGAACTTGGAGGGGCTTCACAGGCCTTTGTTGGCTATTCAG TTGACCAAGCTGAAGGACGGACTAGCCATCGGGTGCGCGTTCAACCACGCCATCCTCGACGGGAACTCCACGTGGCACTTCATGAGCTCGTGGGCCCAGGCCTGCGGCGGCTCGCCCGCCGTCTCGGCCCCGCTCTTCCTCGACCGCACCAAGTCGCGCAACACCCGTGTCAAGCTCGACCCGTCCCTCCTGCCCAATCCCTCTGCCTTGTCATCCGAGCCGCCGGAACCCCCGCTCCGCGAGAGAGTCTTCCGCTTCTCTGAATCGTCCATCGACAAGATCAAGTCGATGGTCAACGCCAGCACGCCGTCGGGTGGGTCCATGACCTTCTCCACTTTCCAGGCCTTGTCTGTCCACATCTGGCGCCACGTCACCAAGGCGCGCTGCCTGAAGCCCGAGGACGTGACCGTCTTCACCGTGTTCGTCGACTGTCGGAAGCGGGTCGACCCGCCCGTGCCGGAGACCTACTTCGGGAACCTCATCCAGGCCATCTTCACTGGCACCGCAGCGGGGCTCCTGCTGGCGCACCCGCCGGAGTTCGGCGCGGCCATCATACAGAAGGCCATCCTCGCGCACGATGCCAAGGCCATCGATGAGCGGAACAAGATGTGGGAGAGCCAGCCCAAGATATTCAAGTACAAGGACGCGGGGCCGAACTGCGTGGCGGTTGGGAGCTCGCCGAGGTTCAAGGTGTACGAGGTGGACTTCGGGTGGGGGCGACCCGAGGGGGTGCGGAGCGGGACGAACAACCGGTTCGACGGGATGGTGTACTTGTACCAGGGGAAGAGTGGCGGGAGGAGCATTGATGTGGAGATCAGTCTTGAGGCTGGGGCCTTGGAGAAGTTGCAGATGGACCGGGAGTTTCTTGAGCCTTAA